The Sorangiineae bacterium MSr11367 genome window below encodes:
- a CDS encoding branched-chain amino acid ABC transporter permease, with protein sequence MDLPKIILRSAVPLLIGIPILWIFQGAVGGPGGTETAMAVILMMAGINVILAVSLNVVNGFTGQFSIGHAGFMAVGAYTAAKITVATNSLEIVGIPTAVSDQLIFLFAMVAGMAMAALMGLLVGMPSLRLRGDYLAIVTLGFNEIIRVLIENTEFLGQATGISGLPKRTNILWVGIAVIVTIAMAKRLLGSTHGRALLAIREDEVAAEAMGVDTTGYKVRAFVISSAFAGLAGALLVHQIQLCTPRSFTFIKSIEVVVMVVLGGMGSVTGSVVAALVLSFALEGLRDVQQYRMVMYSVLLIALMLTRPTGIFGTREIWDMIPKLRKKVSS encoded by the coding sequence GTGGATCTTCCGAAAATCATTCTCCGCTCGGCCGTTCCTCTTCTCATCGGCATTCCGATCCTCTGGATCTTCCAGGGCGCCGTGGGCGGCCCCGGCGGGACCGAGACCGCGATGGCGGTCATCCTGATGATGGCGGGCATCAACGTCATCCTCGCCGTCTCGCTGAACGTGGTGAATGGCTTCACCGGCCAGTTCTCCATCGGCCACGCCGGCTTCATGGCCGTCGGTGCGTACACCGCGGCGAAGATCACGGTGGCCACGAACTCGCTGGAGATCGTGGGGATCCCCACCGCCGTCTCGGACCAACTCATCTTCTTGTTCGCGATGGTTGCGGGCATGGCCATGGCGGCCCTCATGGGGCTCCTGGTGGGCATGCCGTCGCTGCGGTTGCGCGGTGACTACCTGGCCATCGTGACGTTGGGCTTCAACGAGATCATCCGCGTGCTCATCGAGAACACGGAGTTTCTCGGGCAGGCCACGGGCATCTCGGGCCTTCCGAAGCGCACCAACATCCTGTGGGTCGGCATCGCGGTCATCGTGACCATCGCGATGGCGAAACGGCTGCTCGGTTCGACGCACGGGCGCGCGCTGCTCGCCATCCGCGAGGACGAAGTGGCGGCCGAGGCCATGGGCGTCGACACCACCGGTTACAAGGTTCGCGCCTTCGTCATCTCGTCGGCTTTCGCCGGTCTGGCGGGCGCGCTGTTGGTGCATCAGATCCAGCTCTGCACGCCGCGTAGCTTCACGTTCATCAAGTCGATCGAGGTCGTCGTGATGGTGGTGCTCGGCGGCATGGGCTCGGTCACCGGGTCGGTCGTGGCGGCGCTGGTTCTGAGCTTCGCACTGGAAGGACTGCGCGACGTGCAGCAGTATCGCATGGTCATGTACTCGGTCCTTCTCATCGCCTTGATGCTCACGCGCCCCACCGGCATCTTCGGGACGCGCGAAATCTGGGATATGATTCCGAAGCTCCGCAAGAAGGTGAGTTCATGA
- a CDS encoding branched-chain amino acid ABC transporter permease — MTEFLQHLVNGLSVGTIYALIALGYTMVYGVLKLINFAHGDVYMVGAFAGLYISRGLGVDQEPSLAKAGVVFIGAIVICAALGVAIERFAYRPLRQRARLTALITAIGVSFLLEYGFQLPPVIDGEVPFPPGPTPRFFPEPFARVDFEPFGVHISNYDIVSLVVAVGFMLALQYIVYRTKFGTAMRAVSFDASVAGLMGINVNRVIVWTFALGSGLAAAAAILVAGSRPSINPLLGLLPGIKAFVAAVFGGIGNVQGAMVGGLILGLSEEYVAGYLLSSYRDGIAFALLIIVLLWRPEGLFGRVRAEKV; from the coding sequence ATGACCGAATTTCTCCAGCACCTCGTGAACGGCCTCTCGGTAGGGACGATCTACGCCCTCATCGCACTCGGCTATACGATGGTTTACGGTGTCCTCAAGCTCATTAACTTCGCCCACGGCGACGTGTACATGGTGGGCGCCTTCGCCGGCTTGTACATCTCGCGCGGCCTCGGGGTCGATCAGGAGCCATCGCTCGCCAAAGCGGGCGTCGTCTTCATCGGCGCGATTGTGATCTGTGCCGCGCTGGGTGTGGCCATCGAGCGATTCGCGTACCGCCCCCTGCGGCAGCGTGCGCGCCTCACCGCGCTCATCACCGCCATCGGCGTGTCCTTTTTGCTGGAGTACGGCTTTCAGCTTCCGCCGGTCATCGACGGCGAGGTCCCCTTCCCCCCCGGCCCCACGCCGCGCTTCTTCCCGGAGCCGTTCGCGCGCGTCGACTTCGAGCCGTTCGGGGTGCACATCAGCAACTACGACATCGTGTCGTTGGTCGTCGCTGTGGGCTTCATGCTCGCGCTGCAATACATCGTCTACCGAACCAAGTTCGGCACGGCGATGCGCGCGGTGTCGTTCGATGCGAGCGTTGCGGGCCTCATGGGCATCAACGTCAACCGCGTCATCGTTTGGACCTTCGCGCTGGGCAGCGGCCTGGCAGCGGCGGCGGCCATCCTGGTGGCGGGTTCGCGCCCCAGCATCAACCCGCTCCTCGGACTCTTGCCCGGCATCAAGGCGTTCGTCGCCGCAGTGTTCGGGGGCATCGGTAACGTGCAAGGCGCCATGGTCGGCGGCTTGATCCTCGGGCTCTCCGAGGAGTACGTGGCGGGCTACCTGCTCTCCTCGTACCGCGACGGAATCGCCTTCGCGCTGCTCATCATCGTTCTTCTTTGGCGACCGGAAGGTCTTTTCGGGCGCGTGCGCGCGGAGAAGGTGTAG
- a CDS encoding ABC transporter ATP-binding protein, whose amino-acid sequence MLSVKDLKVNYGAIEALRGISLEVPEGQVVALIGSNGAGKTTTLRAVSRMLRPAAGTVKFRGEEITRIQAHEVVARGMAHAPEGRGIFLNLTVRENLDLGAFLRNDSAEIQKDMDKMFSLFPILKEREKQVSGTLSGGEQQMLAVARALMSRPKLLLLDEPSLGLAPQVVDKIFSVLRDVSQAGVALLLVEQNAHKALQLASRAYVLETGEVVMSGTGQELLKSPEVRKAYLGE is encoded by the coding sequence ATCCTCTCCGTCAAAGACCTGAAGGTGAACTACGGCGCCATCGAGGCACTGCGGGGAATTTCCTTGGAGGTCCCCGAAGGCCAGGTGGTTGCCCTCATCGGCAGCAACGGCGCAGGAAAAACGACGACGTTGCGCGCCGTTTCGCGCATGCTCCGCCCCGCGGCGGGCACGGTGAAGTTCCGCGGCGAAGAGATCACGCGCATCCAGGCCCACGAGGTCGTGGCGCGCGGTATGGCGCACGCCCCCGAGGGCCGCGGCATCTTCCTGAACCTGACGGTGCGCGAGAACTTGGACCTGGGCGCCTTCCTGCGCAACGACAGCGCCGAGATTCAGAAGGACATGGACAAGATGTTCTCCTTGTTCCCCATTCTGAAAGAGCGCGAGAAGCAGGTCTCCGGCACGCTGTCCGGCGGTGAGCAGCAGATGCTCGCGGTCGCCCGCGCGCTGATGTCGCGCCCCAAGCTTTTGCTCCTCGACGAGCCGTCCCTCGGCCTCGCGCCGCAAGTCGTGGACAAGATTTTCAGCGTGCTCCGCGACGTGTCGCAAGCCGGCGTCGCGCTGCTCTTGGTCGAGCAAAACGCCCACAAGGCACTGCAGCTCGCATCACGCGCCTACGTGCTCGAGACCGGCGAAGTGGTCATGTCCGGCACGGGCCAAGAGCTGCTGAAGTCCCCCGAAGTGCGCAAAGCGTATCTCGGCGAGTAA
- a CDS encoding ABC transporter substrate-binding protein: MRYARALVMALLAIGGAAGAGCKDKEPEKAAPQTAETKTSAAPASDTIVIGHVGSMTGNEATFGQSSDNGMKLAVEEQNKKNGIKGKKIVLKTYDDQGKPEEAAVAATRLVTQDKVLTFLGEVSSSRSIAMGPVADSNKIPMISNSSTNPKVTKDGDKTRPFVFRVCFIDPFQGTVMAKFAAENKKWKKVAILRDVGNDYSVGLANFFTETFKKLGGDIVDDVSYKAGDQDFKAQLTKLKSKGAEAFYVPGYYTDVALIARQAKELGIKVPLMGGDGWDSEKLYEISKGALDGSFFSNHYSPEDTSPQVKDFIAKYKATYNSVPDAHAVLGYDAANVAFHAMETAKELTGPAIREEVEKTKDFPGVSGKITLNKDHNADKPAVVIGIEKNAPKYAATISP, translated from the coding sequence ATGCGCTACGCACGTGCGTTGGTGATGGCTCTATTGGCGATCGGCGGTGCGGCAGGCGCGGGCTGCAAGGACAAGGAGCCCGAGAAAGCCGCGCCGCAGACCGCTGAGACCAAAACATCAGCAGCGCCCGCCAGTGACACGATCGTGATCGGTCACGTCGGATCAATGACGGGTAATGAGGCTACCTTCGGCCAGTCGAGCGACAACGGAATGAAGCTCGCCGTCGAAGAGCAGAACAAGAAGAACGGCATCAAAGGAAAGAAGATCGTCCTCAAGACCTACGACGACCAGGGGAAGCCGGAAGAGGCCGCCGTGGCCGCCACCCGCCTGGTGACGCAGGACAAGGTCCTCACCTTCCTCGGAGAAGTCTCGTCGAGTCGGTCCATCGCGATGGGCCCCGTCGCGGACTCGAACAAGATCCCGATGATTTCCAATTCGTCGACCAACCCGAAGGTCACGAAGGACGGCGACAAGACGCGCCCGTTCGTCTTCCGCGTTTGCTTCATCGATCCCTTCCAGGGCACGGTGATGGCGAAGTTCGCGGCGGAAAACAAGAAGTGGAAGAAGGTCGCCATCCTCCGTGACGTCGGAAACGACTACTCGGTGGGGCTTGCGAACTTCTTCACCGAAACGTTCAAGAAACTCGGCGGCGACATCGTGGACGACGTCAGCTACAAAGCCGGCGATCAGGACTTCAAAGCGCAATTGACGAAACTCAAGTCCAAGGGTGCCGAGGCGTTCTACGTCCCCGGTTACTACACGGACGTGGCGCTGATTGCGCGTCAGGCCAAGGAGCTGGGCATCAAGGTTCCCTTGATGGGCGGCGACGGGTGGGACTCGGAGAAGCTTTACGAGATCTCCAAAGGCGCGCTCGACGGTTCGTTCTTCTCGAACCACTACAGCCCCGAGGACACGTCTCCGCAGGTGAAGGACTTCATCGCGAAGTACAAGGCCACCTACAACAGCGTGCCCGACGCGCACGCCGTGCTCGGTTATGACGCCGCCAACGTGGCGTTCCACGCCATGGAGACGGCCAAGGAGCTGACTGGCCCGGCCATCCGCGAGGAAGTCGAGAAGACCAAAGATTTCCCGGGTGTGAGCGGCAAGATCACGCTCAACAAGGATCACAACGCCGACAAGCCGGCTGTCGTCATCGGCATCGAGAAGAATGCTCCGAAATACGCGGCGACAATCAGTCCGTAA
- a CDS encoding ABC transporter substrate-binding protein: MRYARALMMAVLAIGAVGCKDKEPEKAAPPTAETKVSAAPTSDTIVIGHVGSLTGNEATFGQSSDNGIKLAVEEINKKNGIKGKKVVLKTYDSQGKPEEAAVAATRLVTQDKVITFLGEVASSRSIAMAPIADSNKIPMISNASTNPKVTKDGDKTRPYVFRVCYIDPFQGTVMAKFAVENKKFKKVAILRDVGNDYSVGLANFFTETFKKLGGEITDDVSFKAGDQDFKAQLTKIKGKNPDALYVPGYYTDVALLARQARELGLKQPLMGGDGWDSTKLFEIAKGALDGSYFSNHYSPEDKSPTVQDFITKYKAAYGGATPDALAVLGYDAANVALAAIEKAKEITGPAVRDEIEKTKDFKGVSGSISLDADHNPVKSSVVIGIEKNTAKYAATINP; the protein is encoded by the coding sequence ATGCGCTACGCACGTGCGTTGATGATGGCGGTGTTGGCGATCGGGGCGGTGGGTTGCAAGGACAAGGAGCCCGAGAAGGCGGCGCCGCCGACCGCCGAGACCAAAGTTTCAGCAGCGCCCACGAGCGATACGATCGTGATCGGTCACGTCGGGTCACTCACGGGCAACGAGGCGACCTTCGGCCAATCCAGCGACAATGGCATCAAGCTCGCGGTCGAAGAGATCAACAAGAAGAACGGCATCAAGGGCAAGAAGGTCGTTTTGAAGACCTACGACTCGCAGGGTAAGCCGGAAGAAGCGGCCGTCGCTGCGACGAGGCTCGTGACGCAGGACAAGGTCATCACGTTCCTCGGAGAGGTCGCGTCGAGCCGCTCGATCGCGATGGCCCCCATCGCGGACTCGAACAAGATCCCGATGATCTCGAATGCGTCGACGAACCCGAAGGTCACCAAGGACGGCGACAAGACGCGCCCCTACGTGTTCCGCGTTTGTTACATCGACCCGTTCCAGGGAACGGTCATGGCGAAGTTCGCCGTGGAGAACAAGAAGTTCAAGAAGGTCGCCATCCTGCGCGACGTGGGCAATGACTACTCCGTGGGCCTCGCGAACTTCTTCACCGAGACGTTCAAGAAGCTCGGCGGCGAGATCACCGACGACGTCAGCTTCAAGGCCGGCGATCAGGACTTCAAAGCCCAGCTCACGAAGATCAAGGGCAAGAACCCGGACGCGCTTTATGTCCCCGGCTACTACACCGACGTCGCGCTCCTCGCGCGCCAGGCGCGTGAACTCGGCCTCAAGCAACCGCTGATGGGCGGCGACGGCTGGGACTCGACCAAGTTGTTCGAGATTGCCAAGGGCGCACTCGATGGTTCGTACTTCTCGAACCATTACAGCCCCGAGGACAAGTCCCCCACGGTTCAGGACTTCATCACGAAGTACAAGGCCGCCTACGGTGGAGCTACTCCGGATGCGCTCGCCGTTCTCGGTTATGACGCAGCCAATGTCGCCCTCGCCGCCATCGAGAAGGCCAAGGAGATCACTGGCCCAGCCGTTCGCGACGAAATCGAGAAAACCAAGGACTTCAAGGGAGTCAGCGGCAGCATCTCGCTCGACGCGGACCACAACCCCGTGAAGTCGTCGGTCGTCATCGGCATCGAGAAGAACACCGCGAAGTACGCTGCCACGATCAATCCGTAA
- a CDS encoding ABC transporter ATP-binding protein, which produces MQFGGLKALSEFNLTLEPGELVGLIGPNGAGKTTAFNAITGVYTPTSGDVKICGTRVNGLRPHQISGRGIARTFQNIRLFKELTALDNVKVACHAGRKAGFVAAFFQSKGYLVDEERITKRSMEFLEVMGLERFRDERAKNLPYGEQRRLEIARALATGPKVLCLDEPAAGMNGAEKVALMELIRKLRDDFKLAILVIEHDMKLVMGISERLVVLDHGVTIARGKPELVRKNPKVIEAYLGDSYLEEQHIAIPAHSGESLLPGEPPSTESVNEVQP; this is translated from the coding sequence ATGCAGTTCGGCGGCCTCAAGGCGCTGTCCGAGTTCAACCTGACCTTGGAGCCGGGGGAGCTGGTCGGTCTCATCGGGCCGAACGGCGCGGGCAAGACCACGGCCTTCAACGCCATCACCGGCGTGTACACCCCCACCTCGGGCGACGTGAAGATCTGCGGCACCCGCGTGAACGGGCTGCGGCCTCACCAGATCAGCGGGCGTGGCATCGCGCGCACGTTCCAGAACATCCGCCTCTTCAAAGAGCTCACGGCGCTGGACAACGTGAAGGTCGCATGCCACGCGGGACGAAAGGCGGGGTTCGTCGCGGCGTTCTTCCAGTCCAAGGGGTACTTGGTCGACGAGGAGCGCATCACCAAGCGGTCCATGGAATTCCTCGAGGTCATGGGCCTCGAGCGTTTCCGCGATGAGCGCGCGAAGAACCTGCCCTACGGCGAGCAGCGCCGCCTGGAGATTGCGCGCGCGCTGGCCACGGGGCCGAAGGTCCTGTGCTTGGACGAGCCGGCCGCCGGTATGAACGGCGCGGAAAAAGTCGCGCTGATGGAGCTGATTCGCAAGCTCCGCGACGACTTCAAGTTGGCCATCCTCGTGATCGAGCACGACATGAAGCTCGTCATGGGCATCTCCGAGCGCCTCGTGGTGCTCGACCATGGCGTGACCATCGCGCGCGGCAAGCCGGAGTTGGTCCGCAAGAATCCGAAGGTCATCGAGGCGTACCTGGGTGACTCGTACCTGGAAGAGCAGCACATTGCGATTCCGGCCCACTCGGGCGAATCGCTGCTGCCGGGCGAGCCTCCGTCGACCGAATCCGTGAACGAGGTGCAGCCGTGA
- a CDS encoding porin, whose product MTRLKWLHLTQLVAAMTTVSVAAAAADDPPAPSPSSSDGKQVAQTTPQPTPEANPEQVPPPPAAPPEATQAVPPPAAPPPTSAAPAAADEEKLPPGSFKVPGTQTVLTLSGYAQLDVTFDAKGRDPQVEDNDWAVHAAIHPLNQSYETRQKSGQLYLTARTSRVGISTMTKSEIADIGAKVEGDFNAGNLLSGQTFTNSVLFRLRHAYGTLSGKYGTFLFGQSWSTMLDLPSYAETVDFNGPGSIPLIRQPQVRYTIPIGDAVSLAVAAENGPGTDRNGVTDSTGPTRRMQQIPDLIAVLGFKGDWGTASVGGVALQYKQAGSPATGGATPTAERDGYSKEGWGVRAGAAINLPWGDRFRAYGAGGNGIGRYIFNAGLQGQGARPNAADDDWQLWQVVAYHVNYTRVWSPVVRSNVVWSQTYMKWNGSQSLAEIGALPSFDGATGYVKDPGFNKRLDQLFINTFFTLNKQVEFGVEYAFSERNTFGNDDAPNSSCDANSQGACASQKGTQHRVTGTMHVNFF is encoded by the coding sequence ATGACCCGTCTCAAGTGGCTTCACCTTACTCAGCTCGTGGCTGCGATGACGACGGTTTCCGTCGCGGCTGCAGCCGCCGATGACCCGCCGGCTCCGTCCCCGTCCTCGTCTGACGGAAAACAAGTCGCCCAGACGACACCGCAACCGACACCCGAAGCTAATCCGGAACAGGTCCCGCCGCCGCCGGCCGCCCCGCCGGAAGCCACCCAGGCCGTACCGCCGCCGGCCGCCCCTCCGCCCACATCGGCGGCCCCCGCCGCCGCGGACGAGGAGAAGTTGCCGCCGGGCAGCTTCAAGGTCCCCGGGACCCAGACGGTCCTGACGTTGTCGGGCTACGCGCAGCTCGACGTGACGTTCGACGCAAAGGGTCGCGATCCTCAGGTCGAAGACAATGACTGGGCCGTCCACGCGGCCATCCACCCGCTCAACCAAAGTTACGAGACGCGGCAGAAATCAGGGCAGCTTTACCTGACCGCGCGCACGAGCCGGGTCGGCATCTCGACGATGACGAAGAGCGAAATCGCCGACATCGGGGCCAAGGTCGAAGGCGACTTCAACGCGGGCAACCTGCTCTCGGGGCAGACGTTCACCAACTCCGTGCTTTTCCGCCTTCGCCACGCATACGGCACCTTGAGCGGCAAGTACGGCACGTTCCTCTTCGGCCAGAGCTGGTCGACGATGCTCGATCTTCCGTCGTACGCGGAGACCGTGGATTTCAACGGTCCCGGATCCATCCCCCTGATTCGGCAGCCGCAAGTGCGTTACACGATTCCGATTGGCGATGCGGTGAGCTTGGCCGTCGCCGCGGAAAACGGACCGGGCACCGATCGAAACGGTGTGACCGATTCCACCGGCCCCACGCGCCGGATGCAGCAGATTCCGGATCTCATTGCCGTCCTCGGGTTCAAGGGCGACTGGGGTACGGCCTCCGTCGGCGGTGTGGCCTTGCAGTACAAGCAAGCCGGTTCTCCCGCCACGGGCGGCGCCACGCCGACGGCGGAGCGCGATGGCTACTCGAAGGAAGGGTGGGGCGTCCGTGCAGGCGCGGCCATCAACCTGCCGTGGGGTGACCGCTTCCGTGCGTACGGCGCGGGCGGCAACGGTATTGGTCGCTACATTTTCAACGCCGGACTGCAGGGCCAAGGTGCACGGCCCAATGCCGCGGACGACGACTGGCAGCTTTGGCAGGTCGTTGCGTACCACGTCAACTACACCCGCGTTTGGAGCCCGGTCGTTCGCTCCAACGTTGTGTGGAGCCAAACGTACATGAAGTGGAACGGCAGCCAGTCGCTCGCGGAAATCGGAGCACTGCCGTCGTTCGACGGGGCGACCGGTTATGTGAAGGATCCGGGCTTCAACAAGCGCCTCGACCAGCTGTTCATCAATACGTTCTTCACGCTGAACAAGCAGGTGGAGTTCGGCGTCGAGTACGCATTCTCGGAGCGCAATACGTTCGGCAACGACGATGCTCCGAACAGCTCGTGCGACGCGAACAGCCAGGGTGCTTGCGCCTCCCAGAAGGGCACGCAGCACCGCGTCACGGGAACGATGCACGTGAACTTCTTCTGA
- a CDS encoding FAD-dependent oxidoreductase: protein MTKFDQHELEQLRAASRELALAKGATLRLPNGPTRVVILGGGFAGVHTAKYLTSMLGHRKDVEVELLSEENYFVFQPLLPEVAAGGIAATHVVNPIRELVPGVRFRCCEIRSVDLQRKCVVVSQGEGLELVGVQYDHLVFCLGKVTSFERMPGVAEHALAMKDLSDAFRLRNHVVRCLELADIELIPERKRALLTFVVAGGGFSGVETIGELHELVERSLKYFPRIDKKEVRFQLIHSQTRLLPEMPEGLGMAARKILEKRGVEMVLGTQVRAASRENVYLTDDRVIPTRTFICTVGNAPNPIVKRTILEGGFTEAKLNGREIGVFETDGMLQCLGKPGYWAVGDCAGVPSPTGKGFCPPTAQFAVREAKACARNILATIDRKPMVTFAFKALGVLASLGQRSAVAQVLGIELTGFVAWFMWRTIYLFKLPGFVRRLRVALDWTLDLFFPRDITQMDGFRPRRLNVHHYEPGEAIVRKGQLGREFYIILKGSVEVLAGSTLVARLGTGEVFGERALLEDKPRAATVCALGEVDLLVMSRSDFRAMVTSFPVLNAYFMNLLRERHPDAMGPHGLA from the coding sequence ATGACGAAATTCGATCAGCACGAATTGGAACAGTTGCGTGCGGCGAGCCGAGAGCTTGCCCTGGCGAAGGGAGCGACGCTGCGGCTCCCGAATGGGCCGACACGCGTCGTCATTCTGGGCGGAGGCTTTGCTGGCGTTCATACGGCGAAGTACCTGACGTCGATGCTCGGCCATCGAAAAGACGTCGAGGTCGAGCTGCTCAGCGAAGAGAACTATTTCGTATTTCAACCGCTCCTCCCCGAGGTGGCGGCAGGCGGCATCGCGGCGACCCATGTGGTCAACCCCATCCGCGAGTTGGTGCCGGGAGTGCGCTTTCGCTGCTGCGAAATTCGCAGCGTGGATCTGCAGCGCAAATGCGTCGTCGTCTCGCAAGGCGAAGGGCTCGAGCTCGTCGGCGTCCAATACGATCATCTGGTCTTCTGCCTGGGCAAGGTCACGAGCTTCGAGAGAATGCCTGGCGTCGCCGAGCACGCGCTTGCCATGAAGGATCTTTCCGATGCGTTCCGGCTGCGCAACCACGTCGTGCGCTGCCTGGAGCTCGCCGATATCGAGCTGATTCCCGAGCGAAAGCGGGCGCTCCTCACCTTCGTCGTCGCGGGAGGAGGCTTCAGCGGAGTCGAAACCATCGGCGAGCTCCACGAGCTCGTGGAGCGATCGTTGAAGTACTTTCCACGAATCGACAAGAAGGAAGTCCGCTTCCAATTGATCCATTCGCAGACTCGGCTTCTCCCCGAGATGCCGGAAGGCTTGGGAATGGCCGCCCGGAAGATCCTGGAGAAGCGCGGCGTCGAAATGGTGCTCGGTACCCAGGTGCGAGCGGCTTCGCGCGAGAACGTGTATCTTACAGATGACCGTGTCATCCCCACGCGAACGTTCATCTGCACGGTGGGAAACGCGCCCAACCCCATCGTGAAACGGACCATCCTCGAGGGCGGGTTCACCGAGGCCAAGTTGAACGGGCGCGAGATCGGTGTCTTCGAGACGGACGGCATGCTTCAATGCCTCGGTAAGCCAGGATATTGGGCGGTCGGCGACTGCGCCGGGGTCCCGAGTCCAACGGGGAAGGGCTTCTGCCCGCCCACGGCCCAATTCGCCGTCCGCGAGGCCAAGGCCTGCGCGCGAAACATCCTCGCGACGATCGATCGAAAGCCGATGGTCACCTTTGCCTTCAAAGCACTCGGCGTGCTCGCGTCGCTGGGCCAGAGGAGCGCCGTCGCCCAGGTGCTCGGAATCGAGCTGACGGGCTTCGTCGCGTGGTTCATGTGGAGAACGATCTACCTCTTCAAGCTTCCCGGTTTCGTGCGCCGCCTGCGCGTCGCGCTGGATTGGACGCTCGATCTATTTTTTCCGCGAGACATCACCCAGATGGACGGGTTTCGGCCGCGTCGCCTCAACGTTCATCACTACGAGCCCGGTGAAGCCATCGTGCGGAAAGGACAACTCGGACGCGAGTTTTACATCATCCTAAAAGGAAGCGTGGAGGTGCTCGCCGGTAGCACGCTCGTGGCCAGGCTCGGCACGGGTGAAGTCTTCGGCGAACGCGCACTCCTCGAGGACAAGCCGCGCGCGGCAACGGTGTGCGCGCTCGGTGAGGTCGATTTGCTGGTCATGTCGCGCAGCGACTTTCGCGCGATGGTGACGAGCTTCCCGGTGCTCAATGCTTACTTCATGAATCTTCTTCGCGAGCGCCACCCTGATGCCATGGGCCCCCACGGCCTCGCCTGA